tattttataaaagtaatattattttatttaatatatatatatataatatatttcatgtggataataacaattttaatatattaaaaatatatagattacTATATACAAATTacctatataatattttttttattttaaagttGATAAAATAACTACAAactaatacatacatacatatatatatatatatatatatatatatattatattttattaatatatgaatatataataacaaataagtatttattaaaaaatatatattacatacatatatatatatatatatataataatatattttttttattattgtgtGCATTCCTGCGTaatagtaaaatatatatataatatagtattttgaatatatctttttcataatttttttaggtattttatttttttttgttttagagaaataatatacctaaaaataaattatgcaCAAAAGTATATgtctatttatttatttttttttttttgttgtactTTTCAAAATGTTGCAAATGTAAAATAGAGTTTATatctatttataatataacataaaaaaatatactgtaaaaattttataattttctattttattttaatcacagtaaaaataacataatcatattttttattattttataattatattattataattttatattttatatgtccTAAACtgttaatacatatatatatatatatatatatatatataactgtTCATAGAATATATGTTGTAAtgaatttaaattttaattagactaatatatttttttaaatttatttataaaataaagaaaaagggAAGAAATAAAGAACTATTAACATAAcgttattaatttattaatgaaaatatataaaacaaataaacataaaaaaaaaaaaatatatataataaaataataaattatatatatatatatatatatatatatatatattttaatttttatagtgGAGTGCTTATGCACATACAATAAAAGATTATTGGAACATAAAATTTAAACAGatacaaaatgataatattttttttgttcatacaaaattcatataatataaaaataaaaaaaaaattaaaatttttttctaaatttaAATGGTTTCGATTtagaatatttatttcttgatttattgtttctttttttctctaTTCTCTTTTTAGcctttttatctttttttagtCTTTTATCTACATATTTAACCATAGTTTTAccttttttgttctttttcttttttgtcaTTTTGGATCCTTTTCCAGTACAGACGACATAAGATTTATCTCTTTTTTtatctaaaaaataaaaatatataaaaaattataagggcaagaataaataaaaatatatatatatatatatatatatatatacatttcataaaaataattaaaaaataaatatgtacattatttttacctgatttatttttcttcaatAAATTTGTTATAGCCTTTTGTTTAAGGAATGGatcatcttcatttttttcaatttttccAATTTTCGCTTCAagttttttcatttttgttatttctctttttttatttctcatTTTTGCCTCAATAACTTTTTTAATAGgcatttttgttattttattaatttttcctttatattgatctaatattttcttatcaATTGGAATAACAGGTCTtctgtattttttttcttcttccaaGAACCAATCAGGTAAATTAGCTTCATCTTCCATATATGAATATCTATTAAATGAATCATCTATAAGATCCATTCtactttttttatgaatCAACTTTTCTCCtatacatttaataaaagCTAGTTCATCTTCATCCTTAACtaaattagaaaaataattattaagaTTTTGTGCATTTTCATCTGTTTTTACTATAGAGAAGGAagaatttttcatttttacttcattatttccatatttttcttttaattttttttttttttcttttttggcTAGTTTGTCCGGTAAAGGTATTTTCggtaaattattttcatccaaTTCTTTTATGctttcattatcatcattagaAATTGAACTATCATTATCTGAATCATCCTTCTTTGGTACATTCTTTTGATTTCTAATAACACTTTCATATTCTGCATTCATATCTTCTTCATCTAATTGACTAAATATAttggaaaatatattttgatcaAAGAAATGCTTAACATTtgatttttcttcttcatttttaacaCTCCTTCTTAAACGAATAATTTTATCAACCATGCTTTTGATATGCTTATTTTCTTTGAATATATCTTGAGCAGTTTCTAAAGAATCAACATCGTTATCATTGTTCaaatttgtattatcatattGGTGATCATCacgtttatttttttgttgttgttgttttttttctttatcatctTCGTCATTATcgtcatcttcatcatcgtCGTCATCCTCATCGTCATCCTCATCTTCATCCTCATCATCGTCATCATCGCTTAAATATTCCTTAAGTTTTTTTTCCATCAACAGTTGTTCATTTTTCAATTCCATCATTCTTTGTATTTTCATAAGTTCTTCATTCTTAAAGTCCATGGCTCTTTTCCTTCTGGTCAATTTTTCATTACTCTTTTCTTCGTTtaactttttttctttcattttttgtttttcataaTCTAAATCTACCAAATATTCTAATTTGTCTAAATTTGAGTTTTTTAGCTGTAATATATGTTCAACGTTTTCTGTTTCACTTGCCGTATCGTCATAATTTTCAATTTCTAGATCATCCTTCTGggtattatttaaaatttttagatGATCTTcaaatttttgtttattaagCAATTTAAGTATATCCttattaaaatgtatttcattttcatcataatcTAATTGATGACCTTTAttacttttcttttttttttcaagttctttttttaattttttttctttttttttttgttcttttttattttttttttcaatatatgcAGAAAATTCATCTATTTCATCAACTTGATCTTTTTCATCGTTTTCTGTAGCTTCATCTGAAGTATTATCTAATTCATTCTCtgataaatttttatcaacAATTGTATTGATATCATCTATTTGTGAGGAGTCTTTCATATCGGAAAATTCTTGCATAGTTTGCTCCTCATCATGATTATCACTatctaaattattttttttttttgcagtTTCATTTTGAACgctctttttaattttatatctcCATTtgattaaatgatataaatcaGATTTACCTAATACTTTTAAATCATTACAAAGCagaaatatttcttttgttgtacattcattattatgtatacattCATATATAGTTTTAACCATAGGATCTGTAGAATTCTTGTAATTTTTATCAAatgtaaatttattattttttattaataaatcaaCATAATTATCACTTTTTATGAAGGTACATATATCTGTAGCTCTATAATCATCACCAATATCATAACCTtgtctatttttttttttcttttcttttaaaatagtAGAAAgtccttttttcttttttttgtcaaTTTTTTCTCCAGcctttttatcatcattactTTCATCATCACTAaaatcattttcattattatcaaaataagATTCTTGTGGTGTTTCCAATATGCTTACTTTATTTGAATCCTTCTTAAATTGTTcactaaaaatatatgtatagtcaaataattttttatctaCCTTTTTACCTAAAAAATTAAGACCAACTAAATAAATTTCAGACGATATTTCTCTACTACTTCTTGGTTTCATATGTTTTACATCAccaaataatttttctaaaACCCAAATTAAAGATATGTACTCTTCATTTCGAAAAACCtttgtaataaatatacctTTCTTctttaagaaaatataagcTATTTTAATACTATTAAGAACTAACACATTTTGATTAAAACTATCATAAGAATATGTTGTACCTACATTTGGAGCAccatcatttaatataacatCTGCCTTATccatttttatgatattctttattttcttaataCAATCACTTGTTGTAATATCACTCTTTATTGTTATAACGTTATCATCTATTTTTCTAATAGGTACTAAATCCACACCAATGATAGTACTTTGTT
This region of Plasmodium sp. gorilla clade G2 genome assembly, chromosome: 13 genomic DNA includes:
- a CDS encoding large subunit rRNA methyltransferase, putative, whose protein sequence is MGKKKKVGKERIDKYYKLAKTAGYRARSAFKLIQIAQRFNIFKNANILIDLCAAPGGWLQVAYKNMSKQSTIIGVDLVPIRKIDDNVITIKSDITTSDCIKKIKNIIKMDKADVILNDGAPNVGTTYSYDSFNQNVLVLNSIKIAYIFLKKKGIFITKVFRNEEYISLIWVLEKLFGDVKHMKPRSSREISSEIYLVGLNFLGKKVDKKLFDYTYIFSEQFKKDSNKVSILETPQESYFDNNENDFSDDESNDDKKAGEKIDKKKKKGLSTILKEKKKKNRQGYDIGDDYRATDICTFIKSDNYVDLLIKNNKFTFDKNYKNSTDPMVKTIYECIHNNECTTKEIFLLCNDLKVLGKSDLYHLIKWRYKIKKSVQNETAKKKNNLDSDNHDEEQTMQEFSDMKDSSQIDDINTIVDKNLSENELDNTSDEATENDEKDQVDEIDEFSAYIEKKNKKEQKKKEKKLKKELEKKKKSNKGHQLDYDENEIHFNKDILKLLNKQKFEDHLKILNNTQKDDLEIENYDDTASETENVEHILQLKNSNLDKLEYLVDLDYEKQKMKEKKLNEEKSNEKLTRRKRAMDFKNEELMKIQRMMELKNEQLLMEKKLKEYLSDDDDDEDEDEDDDEDDDDDEDDDNDEDDKEKKQQQQKNKRDDHQYDNTNLNNDNDVDSLETAQDIFKENKHIKSMVDKIIRLRRSVKNEEEKSNVKHFFDQNIFSNIFSQLDEEDMNAEYESVIRNQKNVPKKDDSDNDSSISNDDNESIKELDENNLPKIPLPDKLAKKEKKKKLKEKYGNNEVKMKNSSFSIVKTDENAQNLNNYFSNLVKDEDELAFIKCIGEKLIHKKSRMDLIDDSFNRYSYMEDEANLPDWFLEEEKKYRRPVIPIDKKILDQYKGKINKITKMPIKKVIEAKMRNKKREITKMKKLEAKIGKIEKNEDDPFLKQKAITNLLKKNKSDKKRDKSYVVCTGKGSKMTKKKKNKKGKTMVKYVDKRLKKDKKAKKRIEKKRNNKSRNKYSKSKPFKFRKKF